A genomic region of Thermodesulfobium narugense DSM 14796 contains the following coding sequences:
- a CDS encoding flippase codes for MVDLLNLFSIRNIFNSQEKKRLVSNFFSLSILQVANYLFPLITLPYLVRVLGPSHYGLVAFAQAFIGYFQILTNYGFNLSATREISINRESSQKVSEIFSSVITIQILLAILSFMIMALVVLSFAKFRDDLLLYIFTFGMVVGNVLFPVWFFQGIERMKYITLLSVLARLIFTIAIFVFIHEESDYIYVPLINSIGMVLSGTVGLWLIFNRFDVKFIMPDIESIKYHLNEGWHIFISTVAISLYTISNTFILGLFASSEIVGYYSAAEKIIRAVQGLMNPIFQASYPYISKLSLNSKELTIVFIKKLLILFGITSFLFSLINFIFSNIIITLIFGKDYQNSISVFRILSFLPFIITLGTILGTLTMVNFGYKKIFTQIIMIGSIINIFLSLILVPIFKDVGTAYSVVITEIFITLADFIYLFKNEKQIFI; via the coding sequence GTGGTAGATTTGTTAAACTTATTTTCTATTAGAAATATATTTAATAGCCAAGAGAAGAAACGACTGGTTAGTAATTTTTTCTCTCTTTCTATATTGCAGGTTGCAAATTATCTTTTCCCACTGATTACCCTTCCTTATCTTGTAAGAGTGCTTGGACCCTCACACTATGGACTTGTAGCATTCGCACAAGCTTTCATTGGATACTTTCAAATATTAACTAACTACGGATTCAACCTCTCTGCTACTAGAGAAATTTCAATAAATAGAGAAAGTTCTCAAAAGGTTTCAGAAATATTTAGCTCTGTTATTACTATTCAAATCCTACTGGCTATTTTATCCTTTATGATAATGGCTCTTGTTGTACTTAGCTTTGCAAAGTTTAGAGATGACTTGCTGCTTTATATCTTTACATTTGGTATGGTGGTAGGAAATGTATTATTTCCAGTTTGGTTTTTCCAGGGAATAGAGAGAATGAAATATATCACTTTGTTAAGCGTTCTAGCACGACTAATCTTTACTATTGCAATTTTCGTATTCATTCATGAAGAATCTGATTATATTTATGTGCCACTGATAAATTCGATAGGCATGGTGCTATCTGGTACGGTAGGTTTGTGGTTAATTTTTAACAGATTTGATGTAAAATTTATAATGCCAGATATAGAGAGCATAAAATATCATCTAAATGAAGGATGGCATATATTTATATCTACTGTAGCTATAAGTTTGTATACAATTTCAAACACTTTTATTCTAGGCTTATTTGCGAGTTCAGAAATTGTGGGATATTATTCTGCAGCTGAGAAGATTATAAGAGCTGTTCAAGGGCTAATGAATCCAATATTTCAAGCATCTTATCCTTATATAAGTAAATTGTCATTAAATTCTAAAGAATTAACTATAGTATTTATTAAAAAACTTCTCATTTTGTTTGGTATAACCTCTTTTCTCTTTTCTCTAATTAATTTCATATTTTCAAATATTATTATAACTTTAATTTTTGGTAAAGATTACCAAAATTCAATTTCAGTTTTTAGAATTTTGTCTTTTTTGCCATTCATTATAACTTTAGGCACCATTTTAGGTACTTTAACAATGGTGAATTTTGGATACAAAAAAATATTTACACAAATAATTATGATAGGCTCAATTATAAACATATTTTTGTCTTTGATCCTTGTTCCAATTTTTAAAGATGTTGGAACAGCTTACTCAGTAGTAATAACTGAAATATTTATTACATTAGCTGATTTTATTTATTTATTTAAAAATGAAAAACAGATATTTATATAA
- a CDS encoding glycosyltransferase family 2 protein — MPTFNRKDVVTRAINSVLKQTYSNIEFIIIDDFSEDGTEDLIRNFITNNKNIIYLKNKSNKGPSISRNIGVEVAKGDFITFIDDDIEYLPQKVEKTINLFMLSNEDDFVIYTNFYKIKNNEKKLFLPLNVRKEGCIYKNLLKGNFVDTSGLTIPRTCLLKPLFAENLRMLEDWELALKLSQKYKFKYINEPLYYYYDSPNSINKQTGIYSIQALSYITDSYGKDMTNKTLSQLYYILGKQYAWISNKALSKEYIILAIKKHKLKIEYWIFLLMVIVFSPEVLNRIRSIKKFFSSFWYSYIHIRFRKIFIKVK; from the coding sequence ATGCCAACGTTTAACAGAAAGGATGTGGTAACAAGAGCAATAAATTCAGTTTTAAAGCAAACGTATTCTAATATTGAGTTTATAATAATTGATGATTTTTCAGAAGATGGCACTGAAGATTTGATTCGTAATTTTATAACTAACAATAAAAACATAATCTATTTAAAAAATAAAAGTAACAAAGGACCTTCAATTTCTAGAAACATTGGTGTTGAAGTTGCAAAAGGAGATTTCATAACCTTTATTGATGATGATATAGAATATTTACCACAAAAAGTTGAAAAAACTATTAATTTATTTATGCTAAGTAATGAGGATGATTTTGTTATTTACACAAATTTTTATAAAATTAAAAATAATGAAAAAAAATTGTTTTTACCATTAAATGTTAGAAAAGAAGGTTGTATATATAAAAACTTATTAAAAGGTAATTTTGTTGATACATCTGGATTAACAATACCAAGAACTTGTCTACTTAAACCACTTTTTGCTGAAAATTTAAGGATGCTTGAAGATTGGGAATTAGCATTAAAATTATCACAAAAGTATAAATTTAAATACATAAATGAACCATTATATTACTATTATGATAGTCCTAATAGTATTAACAAACAAACTGGTATTTATTCTATACAAGCGTTAAGTTATATTACAGATTCTTATGGTAAGGATATGACAAATAAAACTCTATCGCAGTTATATTATATTTTGGGCAAACAATATGCTTGGATTTCAAATAAAGCATTAAGCAAAGAATATATTATTTTAGCTATAAAAAAACATAAGTTGAAAATTGAATATTGGATTTTCTTGTTAATGGTTATTGTATTCTCTCCAGAAGTACTTAATAGGATTAGAAGTATTAAAAAATTTTTTTCCAGCTTTTGGTATTCATATATTCATATAAGATTTAGAAAAATATTTATAAAAGTTAAATAG
- a CDS encoding sulfotransferase domain-containing protein: MVGAPKAGTTSLYHYLSKHPQVFMSKVKEPKFFSYISGHRNFNGPGDSEGERDIIKTFEEYKRLFLNSNGSKILGECSVDSLYYYESVIPKIKEHLGKEVKIFIILRNPIDRAYSSYIYHLRDGRENLSFENALNEEEKRIKDNWEFMWHYKSVGLYFNQVSAYLENFKNTKVCLFEDLKINPHCLMKELFNFLDVDSEFVPDDLETKYNESGIPRHRSLYNFLNKPNPFKSVIKNFLPKNFRIKLKNKFMHKLLVKAERMNADTRKYLIDFYKEDIIRLQKLIDRDLSRWLT; this comes from the coding sequence ATTGTAGGTGCACCAAAAGCAGGAACAACTAGCTTGTATCATTATCTCTCAAAGCACCCCCAGGTCTTTATGAGCAAGGTTAAGGAACCTAAGTTCTTTTCTTATATATCTGGGCACAGAAATTTTAATGGGCCAGGCGATTCTGAAGGGGAAAGGGATATTATAAAGACATTTGAGGAATACAAGAGGTTGTTTTTGAATTCTAATGGATCAAAAATTTTGGGTGAATGCAGTGTGGACAGTTTATATTATTACGAATCTGTGATACCAAAAATTAAAGAACATTTAGGTAAAGAGGTTAAGATTTTTATTATCCTCAGAAATCCAATTGATAGAGCCTATTCTTCATATATTTATCATCTTAGAGATGGAAGAGAGAATTTGTCTTTTGAGAACGCACTAAATGAAGAGGAAAAAAGAATAAAAGATAATTGGGAATTTATGTGGCACTATAAGTCAGTTGGTTTGTATTTCAATCAAGTAAGTGCATATCTTGAAAATTTTAAGAACACAAAGGTTTGTTTATTTGAGGATCTTAAAATAAATCCTCATTGTCTGATGAAAGAACTTTTTAATTTCTTAGACGTAGATTCAGAATTTGTTCCAGACGATCTCGAGACAAAATATAACGAATCAGGAATCCCAAGACACAGATCTCTGTACAACTTTTTAAATAAGCCAAATCCTTTTAAATCTGTAATCAAGAATTTTCTTCCGAAAAACTTTAGAATTAAGCTTAAGAATAAATTTATGCACAAGCTTCTTGTTAAAGCCGAAAGGATGAACGCTGATACAAGAAAATATTTAATAGATTTTTACAAAGAAGACATAATAAGACTTCAAAAGTTGATAGATAGGGACTTGTCAAGATGGTTAACTTGA
- a CDS encoding ABC transporter permease: MRVFIMSSGIALCILVITLVTSISLGAKEQVNDLLQKFGPKSIVILAGGKRQPGQPFEKSTTLTLKDVETIRSQINGIESISPAFNSTMNAKYKDQNIDTTVSGSNASWPDTWDWNVIEGRFFTHNEDFHVRRVAVLGQTVVKDLFLGENPIGKTIRIENTPFVVIGVLSPEGTSPHGNDRDNRIIIPLNTMLKRMVNETYLSSIRIKFEKQSYIASSVPEISNILRRNHKIFNGLPDDFTIVTPDQIIKFLNNINLTMNIFLVAAILISLIIGSVVVSNIMQASISEREKEIALRRAFGATRFQITIQVFLEIFVISLVGAFFGTIFGTICSVVLHKFTGIPTSISLLLFLIAFCFATLIALVSGIRPALKASSFDPAIILQR; this comes from the coding sequence TTGAGAGTATTTATTATGAGTTCAGGCATTGCGCTGTGTATTTTGGTTATTACTTTAGTTACTTCTATCAGCCTTGGTGCAAAAGAACAGGTAAACGACCTTCTTCAAAAATTCGGTCCAAAATCAATTGTAATTCTTGCAGGAGGAAAAAGACAACCGGGGCAGCCCTTTGAGAAATCTACTACGCTTACACTAAAGGATGTAGAAACAATAAGATCTCAGATCAATGGTATTGAGTCAATATCGCCAGCTTTCAATAGCACAATGAATGCCAAGTATAAAGATCAAAATATTGATACTACAGTTTCAGGTTCCAATGCATCCTGGCCCGACACTTGGGATTGGAACGTTATAGAGGGAAGGTTTTTCACTCACAATGAAGATTTTCATGTGAGAAGAGTAGCTGTATTAGGACAGACAGTTGTTAAAGATTTATTTTTGGGTGAAAATCCTATAGGAAAGACTATTAGGATAGAAAACACGCCCTTTGTAGTTATTGGAGTATTAAGCCCGGAGGGCACATCTCCTCATGGCAATGACAGAGACAATAGAATAATCATTCCATTGAACACAATGTTAAAGAGGATGGTAAATGAAACCTATCTTTCTTCAATTAGGATAAAATTTGAAAAACAATCATATATAGCTTCTTCGGTTCCTGAAATTAGCAATATTTTAAGACGTAACCACAAAATTTTTAATGGACTTCCTGATGATTTTACTATTGTTACTCCTGATCAAATAATTAAATTCTTAAATAATATTAACTTAACTATGAATATCTTTTTGGTTGCTGCAATTTTGATATCTTTGATTATAGGTTCTGTTGTCGTATCGAACATTATGCAGGCATCTATATCTGAGAGAGAAAAGGAAATTGCTCTTAGAAGGGCGTTTGGAGCTACTAGATTTCAAATTACAATACAGGTTTTTCTTGAAATATTTGTAATAAGTTTAGTTGGTGCCTTTTTTGGCACAATATTTGGAACTATTTGTTCAGTTGTTTTGCATAAATTTACTGGTATACCTACTTCTATAAGCTTATTGCTTTTTTTGATTGCCTTTTGTTTTGCTACTTTGATTGCACTGGTCTCGGGTATTAGACCAGCCTTGAAGGCTAGCTCATTTGACCCTGCAATTATCTTGCAGAGATAA
- a CDS encoding FAD-binding oxidoreductase has translation MIPKNVLSELEHIVGKENVLTDYADIFVYSYDATQLHKVPDVVVIVSNSNQVSRVIKIARENNINIYPRGSGTSISGGPIPAEGGIVLELGRMNKILDIDTENMIAIVEPGVVAAVLDAEVAKKGLFYPPDPGSLSVATIGGCVAEGAGGLRGLKYGTTKNYVIGLEVVLPSSEIIQTGGLSLRGSPGFDLTHLFVCSEGTLGIITKIMLKLIYPPKKIKTMLVMFDEIESAGLAVARIVENKVIPSTLELLDKVSINAIEDFNRVGLPRDIEALLLIEVDGEPEDVEKSAKIVEDVCSTTGARSIEVAKDENERKRLTQARRSLFPVLARLKPTAITEDATVPRSKVPLMVKRIHEIKEKYNLLVGSCGHVGDGNMHPIFLTDKRDKAEMEKVEKAVSEIFDYCIELGGTLTGEHGIGVVKAKFMEREFKKEGIKFFSDIKRAIDPQNIMNPNKIIMTKEIKVDYV, from the coding sequence ATGATACCAAAAAACGTTTTAAGTGAATTGGAACATATAGTCGGAAAAGAAAATGTTCTTACTGATTATGCTGATATTTTTGTATATTCTTATGATGCAACTCAACTACATAAAGTACCAGATGTAGTAGTAATTGTATCTAATTCGAATCAGGTTTCAAGAGTTATAAAAATAGCAAGGGAAAACAACATTAATATATATCCAAGGGGTTCAGGCACAAGTATTAGTGGAGGCCCAATACCTGCTGAGGGTGGAATAGTACTTGAATTAGGCAGAATGAATAAAATTCTAGATATAGATACAGAGAATATGATAGCTATTGTTGAGCCAGGAGTAGTAGCTGCAGTCTTAGATGCTGAGGTAGCAAAAAAAGGTTTGTTCTATCCTCCAGATCCAGGTAGCCTTTCTGTGGCTACAATTGGCGGTTGTGTGGCAGAGGGAGCAGGAGGCTTAAGAGGATTAAAATATGGAACTACAAAAAATTATGTAATAGGTTTGGAGGTTGTTCTACCTAGCTCAGAGATAATCCAGACAGGCGGTCTCTCGCTTAGAGGCTCTCCTGGGTTTGACCTGACTCATCTTTTTGTATGTTCAGAGGGCACGCTCGGAATTATCACAAAGATAATGCTAAAACTAATTTATCCTCCAAAAAAGATAAAGACTATGCTTGTGATGTTCGATGAGATTGAATCAGCTGGTCTTGCAGTGGCCAGAATTGTTGAAAACAAGGTTATACCGTCTACTTTGGAATTGTTAGATAAGGTATCTATAAACGCAATTGAAGACTTTAACAGGGTTGGTTTGCCAAGAGATATTGAAGCGCTCTTATTGATTGAAGTTGACGGTGAGCCAGAAGATGTTGAAAAATCAGCCAAAATTGTTGAAGATGTATGTTCTACTACTGGTGCTAGGTCTATAGAGGTTGCAAAAGATGAGAACGAAAGAAAGAGACTAACGCAGGCAAGAAGATCCTTGTTCCCTGTTTTGGCAAGACTTAAGCCCACTGCGATTACTGAGGACGCTACAGTCCCTAGAAGTAAAGTTCCTCTTATGGTGAAAAGAATTCATGAAATTAAAGAGAAATATAACCTTCTTGTAGGCAGTTGCGGTCATGTTGGAGATGGTAATATGCACCCAATTTTCCTTACGGACAAGAGAGATAAAGCAGAAATGGAAAAGGTAGAAAAAGCAGTTAGCGAAATTTTTGATTACTGCATAGAACTTGGTGGGACTCTTACAGGAGAACATGGAATAGGTGTTGTGAAGGCAAAGTTTATGGAAAGGGAATTTAAAAAGGAGGGAATAAAATTTTTTTCTGATATTAAGAGAGCAATTGACCCACAAAATATAATGAATCCAAACAAGATAATTATGACTAAAGAAATAAAAGTTGATTACGTGTGA
- a CDS encoding PIN domain-containing protein translates to MNVLIDTNVILDVMLSRSPFAEDAQKIFIMAAEGKIKAHITASFLTDIYYLLHRYLHDKER, encoded by the coding sequence ATGAACGTATTAATTGATACCAACGTCATATTGGACGTTATGCTTTCCCGCTCTCCTTTCGCTGAAGATGCACAAAAAATATTTATTATGGCTGCAGAGGGAAAAATCAAAGCGCATATAACAGCAAGCTTCCTTACAGATATATATTATCTTCTTCACAGATATCTGCACGACAAGGAGAGGTGA
- a CDS encoding type II toxin-antitoxin system Phd/YefM family antitoxin: protein MRITATELKNNIGKYLELASKEDIYITKNGKAIAKLTNTKHDKVKVAKSLFGIMPADASLE, encoded by the coding sequence ATGCGAATAACGGCAACCGAACTTAAGAACAATATTGGCAAGTATTTGGAACTTGCCTCCAAAGAGGATATATACATTACAAAAAACGGTAAAGCCATTGCCAAACTTACAAATACAAAACATGATAAAGTTAAAGTAGCAAAATCATTGTTTGGTATAATGCCTGCTGACGCCTCTTTGGAGTAG
- a CDS encoding aldo/keto reductase has translation MEYRIFGKTGLKVSSLCLGTMTFGSNFYNIGAVDQNLADQMVAKALEAGINFIDTADVYSYGESEIILGKSLKNLSVNREKVIIATKVKGAMSKEALHGTGDLNNVGLSKKHIIEACNNSLKRLGTDYIDLYQIHGVDLITSLLETLEALDILVKQGKVIYIGCSNLASRHIMKALAISQLKNLSSFVSLQAYYSLLGRDLEHELLPLCIEESLALMTWSPLSGGFLSGKYTRDNPKPQGARRSTFNFPPINEEKAYDTIDVLLGIAKERSVSPAQVALAWLLHQRGVTSVIIGANKMNQLEDNIKSADLKLTKNEIDMLSEVSAVKEIYPNWMISRQNVNRS, from the coding sequence ATGGAATACAGAATTTTTGGGAAAACAGGACTAAAAGTTTCATCCCTATGTCTTGGAACAATGACTTTTGGATCAAACTTCTATAATATCGGCGCAGTAGATCAAAATTTAGCAGACCAGATGGTTGCAAAAGCTCTTGAAGCGGGAATAAATTTTATAGATACTGCTGATGTGTATTCGTATGGTGAATCTGAAATTATCCTTGGCAAGTCCTTGAAAAACCTCTCGGTAAATAGAGAAAAGGTAATAATCGCAACCAAAGTTAAGGGCGCTATGAGCAAGGAAGCATTACATGGAACAGGCGACTTAAACAATGTAGGTCTATCAAAAAAGCACATAATAGAGGCATGCAACAATAGTTTAAAAAGGCTGGGAACTGATTATATTGACTTATATCAGATTCACGGTGTAGATCTAATTACCTCACTATTGGAAACGCTTGAAGCATTGGATATCTTAGTAAAACAAGGCAAGGTAATCTATATTGGCTGCTCTAATTTAGCTTCAAGACACATTATGAAGGCGCTGGCAATTTCACAATTAAAGAATCTTTCTTCATTTGTCAGCCTGCAAGCGTACTATTCGCTTCTGGGTAGAGACCTTGAACATGAGCTCTTGCCACTTTGTATAGAAGAGAGTCTTGCACTTATGACCTGGTCACCTCTATCAGGAGGATTTTTGTCAGGAAAATATACCAGGGACAATCCAAAACCACAGGGAGCAAGACGTAGCACATTTAACTTCCCGCCGATCAATGAAGAAAAAGCTTATGACACTATAGATGTTTTACTTGGAATCGCCAAAGAAAGAAGCGTATCCCCTGCACAAGTAGCTCTTGCGTGGCTCTTGCACCAAAGAGGAGTAACATCGGTTATTATAGGTGCAAATAAAATGAATCAGTTAGAAGATAACATAAAATCAGCGGATCTAAAACTTACTAAAAATGAAATTGATATGCTCTCAGAAGTAAGTGCAGTTAAGGAAATCTACCCAAACTGGATGATATCAAGACAAAACGTTAATAGATCATAA
- a CDS encoding acetamidase/formamidase family protein: protein MASQIVFVNEFTNGILDPKDSMLGPVQNGGYIIANTAPGCWGPMITPAIRGGHEVTKPVYVEGAKVGDSIIIRIHSIKVTSIITSSGNERVIDGRFLGDPFVAGRCPKCGTLYPETIIDGIGKDAIKCKICNESVAPFEFTNGYTIVFDENYKMGITLNKSMAENVAKNAKKYMKIPDNSIQNPIAIFAQADIVGLTARLRPFMGQLGTLPGIVMPDSHNAGDFGQFLIDAPHEYAIRKEQLSLRTDGHMDVNKVREGAIVIAPVKVDGAGVYLGDMHAMQGDGEIAGHTTDVAGIVIVQVEVLKNLELEGPIILPNAEDLPYLARPFSCEEKEIAKKLADIWEVTEVEESLPVSFVGSGANINDATNNALQRASKLLGISIPEVKNRATITGAIEIGRLPGTVTATFLVPVNLLKKVNLYDIVAKKYKI, encoded by the coding sequence ATGGCAAGTCAAATTGTTTTTGTAAATGAATTTACAAATGGCATATTAGATCCTAAAGATTCGATGTTGGGTCCTGTACAAAATGGCGGATATATAATTGCAAATACTGCTCCTGGTTGCTGGGGTCCTATGATTACTCCTGCTATTCGCGGTGGTCATGAAGTTACAAAGCCAGTTTACGTAGAGGGAGCAAAGGTTGGTGATAGTATCATAATAAGGATTCATTCAATTAAAGTTACATCGATTATTACTTCTTCAGGTAACGAGAGAGTTATTGATGGAAGATTCTTGGGTGATCCATTTGTAGCAGGAAGGTGTCCAAAATGCGGTACTTTGTATCCTGAAACTATTATTGATGGAATAGGAAAAGATGCTATTAAGTGTAAAATCTGTAATGAAAGCGTAGCGCCATTTGAATTTACAAATGGATACACAATAGTGTTTGATGAAAATTATAAAATGGGAATTACATTAAACAAATCAATGGCTGAAAACGTAGCAAAGAATGCAAAAAAGTATATGAAAATACCAGATAATTCTATTCAGAATCCAATAGCAATTTTTGCTCAAGCTGACATTGTAGGATTAACCGCACGCCTTAGACCCTTTATGGGACAGCTTGGAACGCTTCCCGGCATTGTAATGCCCGATTCTCATAATGCTGGAGATTTTGGGCAGTTTTTGATAGATGCTCCTCATGAATATGCTATAAGGAAAGAACAATTGTCTTTAAGAACTGATGGACATATGGATGTAAATAAAGTAAGAGAAGGCGCAATTGTTATAGCTCCAGTAAAGGTTGATGGTGCAGGAGTTTATTTGGGCGATATGCACGCTATGCAGGGTGATGGTGAGATAGCTGGCCATACTACTGATGTAGCAGGAATAGTTATTGTGCAGGTTGAAGTATTGAAAAATTTAGAGCTTGAGGGTCCTATTATCTTGCCAAATGCTGAAGATTTGCCATATCTAGCAAGGCCTTTTTCATGCGAAGAAAAGGAGATTGCGAAAAAATTAGCTGATATTTGGGAAGTAACTGAAGTCGAAGAGTCTTTGCCAGTTTCGTTTGTTGGAAGCGGAGCCAACATTAATGATGCTACAAATAATGCTTTGCAAAGAGCTTCCAAACTTTTAGGTATCTCTATACCAGAAGTAAAAAATAGAGCAACAATAACAGGTGCTATTGAAATAGGTAGACTTCCAGGAACAGTTACAGCAACTTTCTTAGTACCTGTTAATTTGCTAAAAAAGGTGAATTTATACGATATTGTAGCGAAAAAATATAAAATTTAA